AACCGTTCTTGATGGCCATTCGCATACTCGAGCCGCGCTGGCGTTCTTCTCGCATGCGCTCGAAGATCAGCACGTTCGAGTCGACCGCCATCCCGATGCTGAGCACGAGACCGGCCAGGCCGGGGAGCGTGAAGGTGGCGTCGATCAGCGACATTGCCCCCAACACGAGAATCAGGTTCAGCAGCAGGCACAAGTCGGCGATGAAGCCGCAGACCAGGTAATACACCAGCGTCACGGCCAGCACCGCCACGATCGACACCGCCATGGCGGAGAGACCTTTGCGCTGCACGTCGGAACCAAGCGTCGGGCTGACGGTGAATTCGCTCACCGGTTCGCGATAGAGCGGCACCTGCAAGGCCCCGGCATTCAGCACGTTGACCAGATCGTTGATTTCGTCCTGGGTGAATGAGCCTTCGATCACCCCGGTCGAGCCGATGACGGCGTTGATCGTGGGTGCGGAATGCACTTCTTCATTCAGCAGCACGGCCAGCCGGGTTTTGTAACCGGCGCCGGTGCGAGGCTGATACTTGGAGGTCAACTGCTGCATCAGGTGACCGCCGCGGTCGTTGAACGTGAACCCGACCGCCAGACCGCGATCCGTCACCGTTTCACGGACCTGTTTCAGCAGATCGCCGTCAATTCGCTGGGCAGGGTCGGGATTGACCACCACCAGGTACTGCAACTGCGGCTTGCCGTTCACCTCCACGGTCCGGACATGCACCCGATCGCCGGGCTGCACCTTTGGTTCGCCAGTTTCGGCGGTAACAGCTGCTGGCCGCCATTTTCCGATCAACTGATTGTTGCGAAAGATTTCCTTGACCTTGTCACCCAGGCTGTCGGCCAACTGGATCAGGTCTTGGTGGTCGACTTCGTTGGCGAGAACCGAGAACTCAAGCTTTCCCAGGTCGACGATCTTGCGCTTGGTGGCCTGTACTTTTTCCTGATCGGCGCCAGGGACGATGACTTCAATGCGGTCGGCACCGACCCGGCGGACGGTGACTTCCTCGGTCCCAGTCGGATTCACGCGGCGGCTGACGGCCGCCACCATCTTGTCCATGACTTCGTTGGTGATCTGCTTGCCAGTCGCCTCGGCCTCTTGCCGGTTGACCGCGAATTCCATGTTCGTGCCGCCGGCAAGGTCGATCCCCAGGCTGATGGCCGATAAGGGATTTTGACCCGACACCCAACGGGTGACAAACGGGCCGAGGGCCAGCGTGAGCGAGAAGAGGACCAGGCCGATTTTGGTGGCGTAGTCCCGCATCTTGAGCCAGCGGGCAATCAGGGTGCCGAGGACAAACGGGAGCACGATGACGGCCAGAATGACCAGAAAGACCAGCCAGCCTTTCCAGTCCCCGGCGGCGCCAGCGGCCCCTTCAGCGGCTTTAACGGTCGTTTCTTCAGCGGCGAGCAGCAGGTTCATACTGAGCGAATTCATCCCGGGTTACTCCGTCCCTGTTCTCTATTGCCGGCTTCGTGCCGCGTATTTTGACTGGCCGAGGTCCGATGCTGGAAATCTGGATGCAATTGCCGCGAATCGCGGTGAAGTGAAAAGAGTCGACGCGTCGTGTTATTCGGCGGTCTTCTCTTTTTCTTTGGGGGGAGCTGCCAGGGATTCCCGAATCGCTCCCGCCTGAAATTTGATCCGCGTGTTGTCGTCGACACGCAGGGTGACTTCTTTTTTGTCTTCGGAAACGCTGACCACATATCCGAGGATGCCGCCGATCGTGACCACCGGATCATTCTTTTTCAATGAGCCGATCAACTGGTCGCGTTTGGCTTTTTCCTTCTGATCCGTGCGGCCGAACAGCAACTGCACGACCATGAAGATCGCCAGGCCCCCGGCCATATAGATCATGAACGGACCCATGCCGGGATCTGCTGCCGGCGCAGGCGCGTCGACACCCAGCAATGTGAACAACCCCAGACAGTGCATCATCGCAGCCAATCTCACGCGGAATGGCGGGACGCAAGCCCGCCCTGTCAACAAATTCCGCACCGCCAGCAGCTTCCGGCGGCCCGGAGGAAGGGAATAGTTTAGGGATCGGCTGTCATACGGGCAAGATGGTCAAGCCGAAACTCCTGCGCGGAGTTTGACTTAATCGCCGCACGCAAATCCCGCATCACCTGCTGGTAGTAGGCCAGGTTGTGGACCGTCAGGGCCTGGGCCCCCAGCATTTCCTCCACCTGGAACAGATGCCGCAGGTATCCGCGACTGAACTGCTGACAGGTCGGGCAGTTGCAGTTCGCGTCCAGCGGACGGGTGTCCCGCTGATACCGCAGATTCCGCATCTTGACGAGCCCGTGACTCGTGAACGCCGTCGCATTCCGGGCATTTCGGGTCGGCATCACGCAGTCGAACATGTCGACCCCCCGCAGCACCGCCTCGATAATGTCGATGGGCCGGCCGACCCCCATCAGGTAGCGAGGTTTGTGTTCCGGCAGGAGTGGAACCGTGAAATCGAGCGTCGAATACATGTCGGCCGGGGCTTCCCCTACGCTGAGCCCCCCGATGGCGTAACCGGGAAAATCGAGCGGCAGCAGCCCTTCCGCCGACCGTTCCCGCATGGCTTGATCGGTTCCTCCCTGCAGAATCCCGAACAGAGCCTGATCGGGTCGCTTTTGAGCATCCCGGCACAGAGCTGCCCAACGGGTTGTGCGGTCGACCGCCGCCTGCATTTTTTCCGCCGGGGCGTCGTGCGGAGGGCACTCGTCCAGGCACATGATGACGTCGGCCCCCAGGTCTTCCTGGATCTGCACCGCCCGAGCCGGCGTCAGGTCGAACATGCTGCCGTCGACATGGGACTTGAAGACGACCCTGTCGCGGTCCATCTGACGGAGTTCTGCCAGGCTGAAGACCTGATACCCGCCAGAGTCGGTGAGAATCGGCCCCTGCCAGTTCATGAAAGCGTGCAGCCCGCCGAGGTCTTTGACGACGCTTTCGCCGGGCCGCAGGGCGAGATGATAGGTATTGGCGAGAATCATCTTCGCCCCCATCTCCCGCAACTCGTCCGGCCAGATCCCCTTGACCGTCCCCCGCGTCCCCACCGGCATGAAGATGGGCGTTTCGACAACCCCATGCGGCGTCTCAAACCGTCCCAGCCGGGCGCGGGAGGTGGGGTCGGTGTAATCGAGGTGGAAGGCGAAGGAGGTCATCTGCAATTGCTGTTCTGTACTGGCGAGCCTGAAGCGTCACGGGAACTTCTGTAATGAATCTTTCGAGGGCCTTCCGGATCGCGTATCCTAATGAAAATCGGCGAGACATGCAGAGGCGGTTTTTCGAACACTGACAGCGATCGTCAAAAGCGATACGGAATCATGGCCAGAAAGAAACACACCTTTCAGGTTCTCGTCGAGCAGGACGAAGAAGGCTGGTACGTTGCCGAATGTCCCGCACTGAAGGGCTGCTACACGCAGGGCAAAACCTACGAAGAGGTCATGGACAATATCCGGGACGTGATCGAGTTGTGCCTGGAAGAACTGCGCGCCAGCGGTCAATCCGTTCCGACCCAGCCGGAGATCATCAGCGTCCGCCGTGTCGAGGTCGTCATTTGAGCGGATTGCCAGTCCTCAAACCTCGGGAACTGATTCGCGCGCTGGAGAAGGCCGGGTTCCGAGTTGTCCGCAAATCTGCTGGAAGTCATTGGCAACTGGCTCATGACGATGGACGCCGCACAACAGTGCCCGTTCATAAGGGAAGAGATATCGGCCCAGGACTGCTGCGAAAAATTCTGAGAGACACCGAGTTGACGATTGATCAATTAAAGCAATTGATCTCTGAGTAAACGAGGTGCTTTGCAGTCCCAGGTCACTCTCATCAACTGACGAACTTCACTACCCGCGCGGCGGTGTTGGATTTTGCTCCGCTGCTATCCGTCAGCAGGAATTCCACGCGGCGGTTGGTTGTCGTCGGGGTGGTGGAGTCGCTGGCGTAGGTTAGGCTGTGGAGGAGATGCCGGACTGCGTCTGGCGTCGCGGCAGCCGTCAGTGTGATGGTGAGTGCCTGACCGCCGATTCCGTTGGAAGTGATCGAGCCGATGAGGTCTCCTTCGTAATACACATCATTCCCGCTGACATTGATTTCACCGGTTCCAGTTCCGCCGGAAATGATCGAGAGACGGTCGTTCGCTTCGGAGAAGCCGTTGAAGCGGGCCGTGAGCGAACCGCCGGCCATATTCCAGTCCAGATCGCTGACGTCGCCTCCGGTGGCGAGGGCGATGGGCAGGCCGCTCTTGGAATAGGTGGCGGTGCCGGTGACGCCGGTGATGACCGGCTTGTCATTGACCGACTTCACTTTCACAATTCTGGCCCCGACATTGCTGTTGGCGCCATCGCCATCCCGCAGCGCGAACTCGACTCGCCGCTGAGTGGTGTTGGGATTTTCGGAGACGCTGGCGTAGGTGATGCTCCGCAGGAGTTGCTGCACGGCCTCGCTGCTTGCGCCGCTCGCAAGTTGAATCACCAGATTCTGACCGCCTGTCCCGTCGGAAGAGATGGTTCCCAGCAGGCTGCCGCCGTAGAACACGTCATTGCCGGTGACGCTGATCTGACCGTCGCCAGTACCGACAGAGAGGATCGAGAGCCGGTCGTCTGCTTCCGAGAACCCGTTGAAACGCACAGTGAGTGAACCTTCGCCCAGGTTGTCATCCAGATCGCTAATGACGCCGTCCGTCGCCAGCACGAGCGGGGCCGCATTCTCGGTATAGGTTGTCGATCCCGTGACGCCGGTGATGACCGGCTTATCGTTGACGGCGGTGACTCTCACGACTTTCGCCCCGACGTTGCTGGCTGTCCCCACTCCGTCCTTCAGCACGAATTCAACTCGTCTCTGTGTGGTGCTTGGGTTTTCCGAGACGCTGGCGTAAGTGATGCTGCGCAGAAGCTGTTGTACTCCAGCGTTGTCTGCACCGGCGGCGAGTTGAATCACCAGGTTCTGTCCACCGGTCCCGTCGGATGTGACCGTTCCCAGGAGAGTGCAGCCATAAAACACGTCGTTGCCGGTCACGCTGATCTGGCCGGTACTGGTTCCCACAGAGAGGATTGACAGCCGGTCGCCCGTTTCTGAGAACCCTCTGAAGCGAACCGTCAGCGAGCCGCCGCAGAAATTGCCGTCTGGATCGTTAATGACTCCATCGGTTGTCAGGATGCGTGGTGCGGCGTTCTCGATGTAAGAGGTCGAACCAGTCACGCCGGAGATCACAGGTGATTCGTTCACATTCAGTACATTCACGGTGAAGTCTGCCATGCTGAACGAACCGTCAGCGGACTCAGCCCGCACTGTGATGGAATAACTGCAGGCCGTCTCATAATCCAGCGGGCCGGTCGTGCTGACCACGCCAGTGCAGGAATTGATGGTAAAGAGTCCGCCCGCATCGTCGGTCAAGGAGTAGGTGACGCCATTTGTCGTGCCGTCTTCGTCGTCAGCAAATGCTGTAATGCCGATTGGACCGGCGGCAGCATTTTCGGCGATCACATTGCTCGCACAGTTCGTGTCGATGACGTCAGACACGTCGAATTCATTGACATCGGTGACGGCGATGGTGAAGTTCTCGGTGCTGAACGAACCGTCAGCGGACTCGGCGCGGACGGTGATGGAGTAGCTGGTCGCCGTCTCGTAATTCAGGGGACCGGTTGTGCTGACGACACCTGAGATCGAATCGATTGTGAAGAGTCCCCCGGCATCGTCGGTCAGCGAGTAAGTGACGGTGTTCGTCGCACCATCGGAGTCGGAAGCAGATGCCGTAATGCCCACCGGCCCGGCGTCAGCGTTCTCGGCAATCGTGTTGTCGGCTGCATCGGCGTCGGCGATTGCGGAGACGTCGAATTCGTCGACATCCGTGACGGCGATCGTGAAGTCGGCGATGCTGAAGGAACCGTCGGCGGACTCAGCGCGGACGGTGATGGAGTAGCTGGTCGCCGTCTCGTAATCCAGGGGGCCAGTTGTGCTGACGACACCTGAGATCGAATCGATGGTGAAGAGGCCGCCTGCGTTGTCGGTCAGCGAGTAGGAGACGGCGTTCGTCGTGCCGTCGGCGTCGGAAGCGAATGCGGTGATGCCGACAGGTCCTGCCGCTGCGTTTTCGGAGATGGTGTTGTCTGTGGAATCGGTGTCGGTGACGCCTGAGACATCAGATTCGTCCACATCAGTCACGGCGATCGTGAAGTCGGTCGTGCTGAACGATCCGTCTTCGGACTCGGCTCGGACGGTGATCGTGTAGCTCGTTGCCGTCTCGTAGTTGAGTGGGCCAGTGGTACTGACGACGCCGGTGGTCGAATCGATCGTGAACAGGCCGCCGGCGTTGTCGGTGAGCGAGTAGGTGACGGTGTTCGTGGTGCCGTCGGCATCGGAAGCAGATGCGGTGATGCCGACTGTCCCGGCGTCGGCGTTTTCGGCGATGGTGTTGCTGGCGGAATCAGAGTCGGTGATGGGAGAGACATCAGACTCGTCGACGTCCGTGACGGTGACCGTGAAGTCGGCGGCACTGAACGATCCGTCTTCGGACTCGGCTCGGACGGTGATCGTGTAGCTCGTTGCCGTCTCGTAGTTGAGTGGGCCAGTGGTACTGACGACGCCGGTGGTCGAATCGATCGTGAACAGGCCGCCGGCGTTGTCGGTTAGCGAGTAGGTGACAGTGTTCGTCGTGCCGTCAGCGTCGGAAGCAGATGCGGTGATGCCGACCGTGCCGGCGTCGGCGCTCTCGGTGATCGTGTTGTCGGCTGTATCGGTGTCGGTGATCGACGAGACATCAGACTCGTCGACATCCGTGACGGCGATCGTGAAGTCGGCGGTGCTGAAGGAACCGTCGGCTGATTCAGCGCGGACGGTGATGGAATAGCTGGTCGCCGTCTCGTAATCGAGCGGGCCGGTGGTGCTGACCACGCCGGTGGCGGAATCGATCGTGAACAGGCCGCCGGCATTGTCGGTGAGCGAGTAGGTGACGGTGTTCGTGGTGCCGTCGGCGTCGGATGCAGATGCGGTGATGCCGACCGTGCCTGCGGCTGCGTTTTCGGCGATGGTGTTGCTGGCGGAATCAGAGTCGGTGATGGGAGAGACATCAGACTCGTCGATGTCCGTGACGGTGATCGTGAAGTCGGCGGCACTGAACGACCCGTCGGCGGACTCGGCTCGGACGGTGATCGTGTAGCTCGTTGCCGTCTCGTAGTTGAGTGGGCCAGTGGTACTGACGACGCCGGTGGTGGAATCGATCGTGAAGAGGCCGCCTGCGTTGTCGGTCAGCGAGTAGGAGACGGCGTTCGTCGTGCCGTCGGCGTCGGATGCAGATGCGGTGATGCCGACCGTGCCTGCGGCTGCGTTTTCAGCGATCGTATTTGTGTCGCCATTCGTGTCACTGACCGCCGACACTGCGAACTCGTTGCTGTCGGTCACTGTGATCGTGAATGTCTTCACGAAAGTCTGTGCGGTTGAGTCGGTGACCTCGATGTCAACGGAATATTGATGCACGGCTTCGTAGTTCAACGCGCCGGCCGTCTTCAGAGTGTCGCCGTCGATCAGGAAGAGACCATTGGCCGGACTCTCAACATTCGTCAGCAGACGATAGGTAAACGATTCCGGGCTGTCGGCGTCAGTCGCCGTCAGAGTTCCGATGGTTGTCCCGATGGAAGCAATTTCGGAAACGGTGTTGGCGGAAAGCGAGATGTCCGTTGGCGGCGCACCGACGGAATATCTTTGGGAATAAATGCCGTTTGAGCTGCCGTCTTGGCCGCTGCTCTGCCAAGCGATGACGAAGTTGCCAGTGCTGTTCATCGCCGCCGTGGGATTCGCCTGGCTATTGGTGGTATACGAGTTGGCGCGGAATTCACTGCCCTGCGCCACGCCTGCTGCGTTGTAGTACTGAGCGTAAATACCCAGCCCGTTGCCATCCTGGCCGCTGCTCTGCCAGGAGATGACGAAGTTGCCAGCGGCGTTCATCGCCGGCGAAGCATTGTATTGGCTGCTTGTCGTGTATGTGTTGACGCGGAATTCGCTTCCCTGGGCCACGCCGCTGGCGTTGAACCTTTTGGCATACACGCCGTATCCGCTGCCGTCCTGGCCGCTGCTCTGCCAGGAGATAACGAAGTCCCCGTCGCTGTCCATCGCGGCTGAGGAACTGTTTTGATTATTTGTGGTGTAGGAGCTGACCTGGAATTCACTGCCCTGCGCCACGCCGGCAGCGTTGTATCGCTGGGCGTAGATGCCGTATCCGCTGCCGTCCTGGCCATAGCTCTGCCAGGTGATGACGAAGTCCCCGTCGCTGTCCATCGCTGCCGACGCAGTGTATTGATAAGATGTGGTGTAGGTGTTGACCTGGAATTCACTTCCCTGCGCCACGCCGGCAGCGTTAAACCGCTGGGCGTAGATGCCGTATCCGTCGCCGTCCTGGCCATAGCTCTGCCAGGTGACGACAAAGTCACCATCGCTATCCATTGCCGCCGACGGGCTATACTGCGGGTCTGTGGTATAGGTGTTGACGCGGAATTCGGTTCCCTGCGCTTCACCAAGTGCATTGTACCGCTGTGCGTAGATGTCGTTTGAGCTGCCCTCCTGATCGGTCACCCAGGTGATAACGAAGTCCCCGTCGCTGTCCATCGCCGCTGAAGGGTTGAATTGATAATATGTGGTGTAGGTGTTGACACGGAATTCACTTCCCTGCGCCACGCCGGCAGCGTTAAACCGCTGGGCGTAGATGCCGTATCCGTCGCCGTCCTGGCCATAGCTCTGCCAGGTGACCACATAGTTGCCGGCACTGTCCATTGCCATGGATGGCTGGGATTGAATGCTCGTTGTGTAGGCATTGACCCGATATTCCGCCCCGCTGGCGGTGGCGGAAAGCAGTTGCCGCGCCTCGAGTCGCTCCAGGGCGGGCACGCCTGACTGACGACGACGGCGGGATAACGAGCGATTCCATGAGTGCCGTTGAAGCGGACGGCGGCCGCGACCACTGTTCCTTGAGCCGGCCTGCAATCGACCCCAGGCGGACCACAGCAACGACGACAAGCTTTTCCGCAGCATGGAATGGAACCCTGTTTGGCATCACAGCGGACATGAACGGCCCTTCCGCTGAAATCGTTGAGTCGAGCGGAGGCCTGCGCTCTCTCGATGCGTCAACATCGACCGCCAGAAATCGGGATCGTCGCTTTTCTTCAGAGAATTCGCCCGAAGCGTTAATCCTTACCCAATCATTTCATTCTTACTGATTGTGGGGCCGATTCCTCCTTGAGCGGTTTCTCCGAAAATGAGGTCGAAGCTGATGGAAGCCAGCGGATGCGAGAAGAATCCCCGCAGATCCAGGCAGCAGAAACCCCGGTCCTGCAGGGCGGAGTATGGGCCGGATGCTCAACGCACGGCAAAAGCTGATTGAGAATGGAGTCCTCGTCGCTCCCAGGCAGGCGGCAGGAACGGTAACGAGTTCAATCGCACGATCTCAGAAACTGGCGCGAGCGCTAAATCACTCGCTGACGCTGCGTGCTTTGATTTTTTGAGCACCAAAAGCGCACGCAGAAGCGGACGGGAAATTCACCCCAGCATTTCATTCAGCACCGACTGCGGAGCGAGGTCGTACTTGAGCGGTTCCATTGAAAATGACGCCCTGCCTTGGGACAGGCTGCGGACGTGGGAAGAATAGCCGAACATGCGGGCCAGTGAGACTTCGGCCTGCAGAGCGGTGAGGTGTTCGCGGTGTTCGCTGGCGAAGATCTTGGCGTGCCGCTGGTTCAGGTCTCCCTGAATGTTCCCCACGAACTCGCTGGGGGTGACCACTTCCAGCTTCATGATCGGTTCCAGCAGACCGATGTCGGCTTTGGTGAGGGCGCTTTGCACGGCGTGCGTGGCGGCGGCGCGAAGTGATTCTTCGGTCGTCTCGCCTGGCCGATAACCGACGCCGAGAATCGTGATCTTCGTTTTGATGAGCGGGTAGCCCAGGATGCCGCCTGACTGGGCGGACTCTTTGACCGCTTCGCGGACGACCATTTCCAGTTCGCCGGGGAGCGTTTCCGGAGGCAGCAGGGAGATGACGGTGATCGGCTGTTCGGAGTCGAACGGTTCGACGCGCACCCGAACGCTGGCGAAGGTGTTTTCGCCGCCGGTCGAACGTTGGAACGTCTCTTCTGCTTCGGCTTTGTTCTTGACGGTCTCTCGGTAGGAGACGCGCGGCTTGTGGACCCGGACGTTGAGATTGAAGTCGCGCTGCAGGCGTTCTTTCAGAATCTCAAGATGCAGTTCACCCATGCCGGAGATGATCGTCTGCCCGGTCTCTTCGTTGATCTTGGCTTTGAAGGTGGGGTCTTGCCGCGCGAGCCGGCTGAGCGCGTCTTCAAGCTTCTTGCGGTCACCGCTGGTTTCCGGCTCGACCGCCATTGAAATCACGGTTTCGGGGAAGGCGATTGATTCGAGCAGAATCGGGTGCTGTTGTTCGCAGAGCGTGTCGCCGGTGACCACGTCTTTAGGCCCGATGACGCCGCAGATGTCGCCGGCCTCGACGAAGTCGGTCTCGATCTTCTCGCGGGCGTCTGCTTGAATGTGCCACATCTGGCTGCAGAATTCCTTCTTGCCAGTGCGGGGATTCAGCAGCCGCGTGCCGGACTTCAGTACGCCGGAGTAGACCCGGACGAAGCACAGGTCGGCATGTTTGTCGGCCACGATTTTGAAGATCAGCGCGGCAAGCGGTTCGTCGTTCTTCGGCTTACGGACGAGTTCGGTCGGCTCGTTCTTTTTGGGCCGGGGATTGATGCCTGTGACGGGGGGGACATCGAGCGGGCTGGGAAGGAACCGGTTCACGCCATCGAGAATTGGCTGCACGCCAACGTAGTGCAAAGAGGTGCCGGTGAAGGTGGGCTGCAGCTCGCCGGCGAGAGTTGCCTGGCGGAGGATGCGGAAGATCGTTTCTTCCGGCAGATCGCCTTCGGCGAAGAATTGCTCCATGGCAGCGTCATCGCGTTCGGCGATGATGTCGATGAGCTGGCTGCGCCACGTTTCTGCGATCTCGACGTAGTCTTCAGGAATTTCAGTCTCGGTGATGGTGCGACCCTGAGAGGCGCTGTCGAAGTAGAGCGCCTTGCGACGGACGAGATCGATGATGCCCTTGAAGCCGTGTTCAGCGCCAATGGGAATCGTGAGCGGGACTGGTTTGGCGTTCAGACGCTTTCGCATCTGTTCGAGTACCCGTTCGAAGCTCGCGCCAATACGGTCCATCTTGTTGATGAAGCAGAGCCGGGGGACGTGATAGCGATCAGCCTGACGCCAGACCGTTTCGCTCTGGGCTTCAACCCCTTCGACTGCACTGAAGACGACCACCGCGCCGTCGAGGACGCGCAGGCTGCGCTCGACCTCGGCGGTGAAGTCGACGTGGCCGGGGGTGTCGATCAGGTTGATCGTACACTCCTTCCACTTACAGGTGACCGCGGCCGAGTAGATGGTGATGCCGCGTTTGGCTTCTTCGGGATCGAAGTCGGTTTCTGTGGTGCCGTCGTCGACGTTCCCCATTTTGTGAATCGCGCCGGCGTAGAACAGAATGCGTTCTGTGGTGGTAGTTTTGCCCGCGTCGATGTGGGCGACAATCCCGATGTTTCGCAGTTTTTCGATGGGCACGGGCATTGTGGCGTCGCGATTCAGTACGAGTGGAGAGTCATAAAACACGTTTAGCTGCACACTAGCAGTGTGCAGCTAAACGGAATTCCATTTTGATCGATGCAACCGAAAATTACCACGCGAAGTGGGCGAAGGCCTTGTTGGCGTCTGCCATGCGGTGGACGTTTTCGCGTTTGGTCATCGCGGCGCCTTCACGGCGGTATGCGGCGATGAGTTCTTCAGCCAGCGACTGCGAAGTCGAACGGCCCTTGCGGGCGCGAATCGCTTCCAGAATCCAGCGGATGGCGAGAGCCTGCTGACGGCGATGACCGACCGGAGTCGGCACCTGATAGGTGGCACCGCCGACGCGCTTGGAGCGGACTTCGATGTGCGGCTTCACGTTTTCGAGAGCCTGGTTGAACACTTCCACCGAGGGAACGTCCGTGACCTTCTTCTCGATGATTTCCATGGCATCGTAGAACACGCCAAAAGCGACGCTCTTCTTGCCATCGTACATCAGGCAGTTGACGAACTTGGTGACCAGCTTGGAACCGAACCGCGGATCGGGCTTCAGTTGCGCCTTGCTTGCCGTAAAACTCTTAGCCATCGAATGCTCTCAACAACAATTCAAACACTGCTCACAGAATTCAGATGACGGCGGAACCAGAGACTCCGGCGTCGACCGCCTGCACGACAGGCAGATCTTACTCCGCCGGCAAAATCGCCGGCGTCATGACTGTCTCCACGCGAGTGGAGTGATTCTAAAGTCTCTGCTCAAGCAGAGACTGATTTATTTGGGCCGTTTGGCGCCGTAACGGCTGCGGGCCTGACGGCGTTTCTGCACGCCCAGGGTATCCAGCACCCCGCGAACAACCTTGTATCGCACCCCTGGCAAGTCGCGTACACGACCGCCGCGGACGAGCACAATCGAGTGCTCCTGCAGGTTGTGGCCTTCGCCGGGGATGTAGGCGGTCAGTTCTTTGCCGTTCGACAGACGCACGCGGCAGATCTTCCGGAGAGCCGAGTTCGGCTTCTTCGGAGTCATGGTACGCACCTGCAAACAGACCCCTCGCTTTTGCGGAGCCCCATCCAGAAGCGGGGTCTTCGTCTTCGAGGTCTGCTTCTTGCGGGGCTTGCGGATCAATTGGTTGATTGTCGGCATGGATCCGTTCGTCGCGTCTGTTCAGTTCAAAAAATTGAAACTCAAAAAATTGAGATCGTCGCCCGGCACGGTGAGCCGGCGGCGAGTAAGGAATCGAGAACTTTAATCGGAAGGATGCACACGGTCAAGCGTCGCATCGCTCGGTCCGACTCGCATTTCGCCGCCCGGCTGGTTCTCGCCAGTTGCCGCTTTGGAAGTGTTCTCAGTCTGTTGCAAACAGTTATGGGAAAGAGACTTATCGTAAAATAAGTCTTTCGTTCCGCAGCTGCGTGAACGGAAGGCGGTTGCAACCTTCGCATGACGGCATCGCTCCCGTCTCAAACAAAAAACGTCGGGGATCTTGCTGACGATCCCCGACGTCTCAGGCACGGCGAACGATGTCGCCGCACAGGCAGGAGCAGCCTCACTCAATAGTTCTCAGTTTTTAGTGGTCAGTTTTCAGTTGAAACCGGATGACGAATGGACTCACCATTTGGGATCGTTCGTCCCGTTTCGAACTGACAACTGAAAACTGTCGACTGAGAACTCCACATCACTTCACATTCTTGACCACGATGAAGGCCGAATTCTTGCCCCGTTTGATGTGGAGCAGCAATCCCTTGCCGAGATCGGCACTGTTCACCGCGTCACGGAACTCAGCCGTGCTTTTCACGATGGTGGTTCCGACTCGTTGAATCAGGTCGCCGGACTGCAGGCCCGCTTCAGCGGCGGGGCTGCTGCCTTTGACGTTGCGGACCACGACCCCCTTGGCGTCCTTTTCCAGTCCGAGCTGTTCCGACAGCTCGCCATTCAGTTCTGAAACTTCCAGGCCCAGCTTGGAGATTTCCTGATTGTCTGGCTTGGCCTGTTCGGTCGGCTTATCGTTCACCCGGGCACGACGCAGGGCGGCGGTATAGTCGCCAGGCATCGATTCCA
This genomic stretch from Planctomicrobium piriforme harbors:
- the rpsL gene encoding 30S ribosomal protein S12, producing the protein MPTINQLIRKPRKKQTSKTKTPLLDGAPQKRGVCLQVRTMTPKKPNSALRKICRVRLSNGKELTAYIPGEGHNLQEHSIVLVRGGRVRDLPGVRYKVVRGVLDTLGVQKRRQARSRYGAKRPK
- the rpsG gene encoding 30S ribosomal protein S7; the protein is MAKSFTASKAQLKPDPRFGSKLVTKFVNCLMYDGKKSVAFGVFYDAMEIIEKKVTDVPSVEVFNQALENVKPHIEVRSKRVGGATYQVPTPVGHRRQQALAIRWILEAIRARKGRSTSQSLAEELIAAYRREGAAMTKRENVHRMADANKAFAHFAW